Genomic window (Armatimonadota bacterium):
CAATTCCGGAGGGCAGACTCGTCAACTGGTACATCGAAGCCCAGGCGACGGGAGTTGCATGTGGCGTCGGCATTGTCTCCCACCTTTTCGGCGAGACCACCGAGTGCCTTGTCTCTGATGGTGCCCCGGTGGGTTCCGGAACAATGATTGCCCGCGGTTGCCTCGAAGGCAACCGAGCACTCCAAGTTGAGCGAACCGCGCTGAACTATCTGATGATGCTTAGCGGCGTCAGCACTCTCACAAGTCTCTTTGTCGATACTGTCGATGGCACGAAAGCAAGAATCGTTGATACTCGCAAGACTGTTCCCCTGATGCGGCACCTTCAAAAATACGCAGTCCGGTGTGGAGGCGGTCACAGCCATCGAATGGGTCTCTACGATGCCGTGATGATAAAAGATAACCATATACGAGCCCACGGCTCAATCGAGTCCGCAGTAAAGGCCACAAGAGGCAAGATCTCACACCTCTACAAAATCGAAATCGAATGCGACCACCCGGAGCAAGTTTCCGAAGCAGTCGCCGCTGGCGCAGACGTCATTCTCTTGGACAACATGTTGCCCGCAGTCATGGCCGAGGTCGTGGAGTTGTATCAAGGTAAAGCTCTTTTTGAAGCAAGTGGTGGAGTTTCGTTGTCAACGGTACGAGCCATTGCCGAGTCCGGCGTCGATGTCATTTCAGTGGGTGCTCTCACCCACTCTGCACCTTCCCTTCCTTTCCATCTAGAGCTCAACTAACCATGTACCCACCTAACGGTCCAACAGTATTTGTTTCCGCGGCAACCTCCACCCAAGATCTTATGAAGTCTTCTGAGGATGCTGGAGTCATCTGGACGGACAACCAAACCCAGGGTCGAGGTCGCCACGAACGGTCATGGCTCTGCGAACCAGGAACCGCCCTTGCTGCTTCGTTCAGGTTCGACGAGTTTACAAACCACCCGAGTCCGTATCTGGTAGGCATGGGGCTGGCGGTAGTTGTAGCAACCGAGTTCGACCTCAAAGTTCAGTGGCCAAACGACATTGTATGGGAGGGGATGAAAATCGGAGGAATACTGACCGAAGTTGTGGACGGGGTCCCAATAGTCGGCCTCGGCCTCAACTTAACAACAACAGATTTTCCTAATGAACTTCGACACAGAGCCACAAGTTTGCTTGTCGCGAAAGGAGTTGAAGTCACTCCTCAAGAGGCAATTGACCGGATCCTCCTCGCAATTGGACGCTGCTTGCTCTGCGTCGACAATTGGGGCAGCCTTGCCACTGAGTGGCAAAAGCGAGATGCAACTCGTGGCAAGACTTACACCATCAACGACGGCCGTAAAGTAGTAGCCCAACACGTCACCGAAGCCGGTCACCTCTTCTGGATGGGTGAGACGGACTCAGGAATCACCACTCTGGCGGAGGCGTACTATGAGCCCGGTTCGGCTCGGCAGGAACAGCCCCGAAGGGTTTGAAATATTGGTGGGCGGTGCGGGACTTGAACCCACGACCCCTTCGGTGTGAACGAAGTGCTCTACCACTGAGCTAACCGTATGCTTTTTAGGTTCAGCACTCGGGCGGTTTTGACTCCCGATAATGTCGAACGAAGTGGTGTATCAAAACACCCTACTATCCATTTATACCCTGTTCTTAAAAGTTTCCGTCAATGAATTTATAGTCGGCGTTAATCAGTAGACGACTTTTGCTCGATTGGCGGCCTGTAAAGCTGAAATAGGTTGAAATCTTCACCATGCTCTGTCATACTTGTGTAGTAAGGAATGATACATGCTTCAGGGAAAACCCCTTTGCAATTGTCAAACTGAGGTATTCCGCCAAAAACCGAAAGGATAGTGTGTTTGCTGGCGAAACAGTGAACTATTCAGAAGTGAGAGATATGAACTTCTAGCGGCAGATTCCGGCGAATCGGGAATCCACAACAATAATCTAGGCGGGTAGCTCTAAGCACTCAGTTGTTGTGTAAGCCGAAAGAAGGAACTCTCGTGTATGAAATTTCGCAAACCTACTCAATCAACTACTGGGCAACTTAAGCCTGATCACCTCGAACAACTGAAGTCTTCTGGAATCTCAGAAGAAGTGATCGCCGAAAGAGGCTACGAAACCGTAACGGAACAGGAAAAGTTGAAGAACTTGGGCTTTCCTTGGTATCAGGCCCTAGTTCCAACACTTCTAATTCCTCTCCACCCAGTCGGGGACAATCCGAACGGAGCTGAATTTGTCAGCCGTCCAGACAAACCACGTCATGGCGAAAAAGGAAAGCTCATCAAGTATGAGGCTCCGGCTGATTTCGAGGTACCGATTGACTGCCCTCCAAGGTGCAAAGATGATCTCGAAGACGCAACCGTTCCCCTATTTGTCACTGAGGGAATAAAGAAGGCCGATTCAGCGGCCTCAAAGGGCCTTTGTTGTGTGGCTCTCCTGGGCGTCTGGCAGTTTAGGAATCACGAGTGGGATTCTATCGAGCTAAAGCGTCGCAAAGTTTACATAGCTTTTGATTCCGATTCAATCGAAAATGCTCATGTAAACGACGCGGCAAATAAGCTCAGAAGCTACTTGCGAGGTTTAGGAGCTACGGTTGTTAGACTCTTCATACCTTCCGGGCCGAACGGAGAAAAGGTTGGGTTGGACGACTACTTTGCAAACGGAGGAACGCCAGAGGAGTTAGTCACTTTCACACAAAGGTTTAGAAGTGGAAAGCTCAAAATTCGGGCTGATCTTCCAACCATCGAAAGCCACGAAGAACGCCTCGAAGAAATGGTTGACAGTTCGATTCAGGCTTTGGTGGACAAAAATGATCCTCCGTATCTGTTCGTTTATGGGAGTCGGTTGTCTAGGCTCAAACGGTGTGAAGTCAATGGAGTCATGCTTCCTCAAATCGAAGACGGAACCAAGGATGTAATCATTGACCGTCTGAGTCAGTGTGTGAACTATGTGAGTGTGAGTTCCAGTGGAAGGAGGATTGTCAATCCCCCAGATATTGTTGCTCGAATGATAACAGCACGACCTGAGCTACCGGGAATTCCATCAATCAAGGGAATTGCCACTTCCCCATTCTTTTCCAGAGATGGAAAGCTGATCTCAGAGCCGGGGTTCGATCCAGAAACCGGGGTTTTCTTGTTCATCCGGGACGGCCTGAGATTGCCAAAGCTGGACACTTCCAAAGAAGGTGTTGCAAGGGCCGTTGATCTGATCGAGGACTTGATTTGCGATTTCCCTTTTGAAGATGGCTCTTCAAAATCTCATGCAGTCGCATTTTTGATTACACCGTTTGTTCGGGAAATGATCCACGGCCCAACCCCAATGTTTCTCTTCAACGCTCCCAAGCCGGGGAGCGGGAAGACTCTTCTCATGACAACGCTTGCAAGAGTGTTCGTTGGCGATGCAGTAGCGTTCACATCGGCCCCCCAATTTGAGGAAGAATGGCGAAAGCGATTAACTTCGCTTTTCAAAGAGGGAGTTACACACGGACTTTTCGATAATCTGGCAAAGTTCGGAAGCGAAGCACTCAACACGGCTCTAACTGCACCGGACTGTATTTGGAAGGATCGTCTACTCGGACGGAATGAGACCCCTCACTTACCAATTCGATGTACCTGGGGAGCAACAGCAAACAACTTCGAGGGGACTGAGGAAGAGCTTCGAAGATGTATCAACATTCGGATAAACCCCAATGACGAAAACCCAGCTTCCAGACGTGGTTTCAAACACGCTGATTTGAAGCGATTTGCGGAATCAAATCGGCCCCAACTTTTAGGAGCGGTTGTAACCATCGTCAAAGCTTGGGTGGAGGCTGGTCAAGCCGAGTACTCAGAGACCGAACCTCTCATGGGAAGTTTTGAGAACTTCTGCCGAATCGTTGGTGGAATTCTTGAGTTCGCTGGTTACCCTGGATTTCTCAGTAATCGTGAGGAATTCCTTGAACAATCAGACATTGAAACAGAACAGCACAAAGGGTTCATTCAGGCGTGGTCGGACAGATACGGCAAATCCCTCGTTCGAGCAAGAGACCTTCAGGATATGGCTTGCAACCATTACCCCGAAATAGATGTCCTCTCTCCGACGGTGGCAAGAGTCCAACTTGGAAGACTTCTCGGAAAACTGAGAGATCAAGTGATTCTTGGAAAGAGAATTTGTCGAAAGCAGAGTGACGAAGGATTCCGATATTGGCTTGCTGATGCAGTCAAACCGGGGAAAAGGGTTGCAACCGGGTACATCGGCGAAGACGATCCTATCTAGGTGAATTGCTTTGACCAATCTAGAGAGAACCCGGAGTCCACCGGGTTCTGCCCAGTTGCAACCAGAACAGGACAAAAAACGCCAAGTATCACCCTTGGCAACACGGAACCTTTGACGCTCAGAACTGAGCAACGGGGTTTCCAGAATCAACGAATCCTCGAAGATCGGGGAGGGAAACAATTCAAATGCAAGTCAAGAACGAAACAGAACATATTCGTCAACAAAAGAACCTGGGCAAAATCTTAATCACTCAGGCCGCTACAGTCAAAGAGAATTTAGACATACAGCTTATGATTCTTCATCAGGGCATGAGACCACATTTACACGAAGGAGAATGGACGGGTTCGATCCAATTCCCAAACGGAGTCGTTGGAACTGCATCCAAGAAAGTGCTAAACCAGATTGCTCGAATGATTGTAGATGGAGTCTTTCATGTACCTAGTGTTGACATCCTTCACGAAAGGAAACGACGCGCGAACTACTTACTTCGTGTTGCTCCGTACCGAAGAGAGCATCTCCCAATCAGATATGCATTGAAGCAATCTGGTTTTCTTCCTGAACATCTTAACAGAGAATGGACGGGGCAAGCCGTTGACAACCTCGGAAACAAAGTGAGACTCAGTGCCGAACAGGAAATCCAAATGGCAAAGCTCATCTATGAGCGGTTTTACGGCAACGGCTACACCTAGCCAAGGAAAGCGGGGGTAGTGGGGGTTTCGGGCCCGCTCTTTCCCCCCACCCCACTCTCCGCAAAATTTCGTTAAGATTTTAATGGGGTAACTACTTCAGAATTTGGAGCCGTAGGGCCTCAAAATTTTCCGTGAATTTCCGAGCATCCGAACGCTTCTCAAACTGAAACGACACGGACTTTACAAGCTTCTTACTCTCACGGGGCTGAATCTCCGACGGATCATTTGGTTTAACCTCAGCAATCTTTTGAACCTCTTTCAGTTCTAATTCCCCCGTGAATAGAATCTGAGCTTCAAACCACTTGGTTCCTTCGAGAGGTTCAACCTTTAGCTCCTTTACATTCTGCCAGGGGATCGTCGCAGTTCTGGTCACGACTAAGGTCGTTGTTCCAGATCGTGGTGAAATACTCTTTCGGCGGTAAGTTGTTTCGAATCCAAATTCAGACTTGGTGCATGTCTTGATTCGAGTGAAGAGGGTCTCACTTCGGGTCTGTATGGAAGTATTGTCTTCTAACTGGTCTCTAAAATCTTCGAACTGCTTTTTTAGATTTTCTGGCACCTCAATTCGCGGCTCCTTCTCCCGCTCTTGATAGTAGGAAACAGCACTTGATAAGGAGAGAATCGAAGCACAAAGAAGAGCACCCATTACAGGTTCATTTTACATAAAAGAACCTTAATTAGGTTTCATCCGACTGTCAGCTTCTGGATGTTGCCAGCCAGACACAAGATAATCTCCGATATTGAGCATGTCCGATTCGGCGCATATATGCGTTCGGTCCGAGAGTCCGTTGGTGTGTCCCAGCGGGAGTTAGCAAAGCTTTTAAACTTGCCACAAAGCTATGTTTCCAAGATTGAGCGTGGAGAACGACAACTTCAAGCCCTTGAGCTGATCGAACTTTGCCGACTCCTGAAAGTGAATCCAGTCGATATTCTAAAGGGCTACGTTACAACTCCCTCGGACTAACATCGGGTAGCCCTGGACTGTTTCCAAAAATGTTAAGGCTTTTGGCCGAATCATGCTCCCAAACGATGCTTTGAGATAACACTTGTATAAAGCAGACTAAATATACTAGCCAAAGCTCTACATCCCTGTGTCAAGAACCGTTGACATTGCCGGGTATAATCTTTGCACTCAATCCGAATCAGATTCTGTAGACCAATGATGGCTTCACGATTCGTTGAGGAATTTCAGAGAATTTCAGTCATGTATTGACTTGCCTGACGTCACTCTGTCATTCTGTAATGATTTGGCCCGCTCCCATACGGGTAACGGGCCGAAATCGAGTTTCATTTTTTCTCTGCGCTAACAGAGAACCCGACCAATCTGGCGAACCAATTTGACAGGCCTCCGTATTATGACGGTAGGTTTACAGAAATGTAAACCCTTTACTTACATGATATGGCAAGATTGCTTGCTTCAAATTGGTTCTGTCATCTACCTAGACCGAACTGATAATGAATACAACATCTAATTCAGCACTCGCCGTCATTGATACGGCCTCTACCGAACTCGTCGTCACCTGCCCAGCATGTGACCATGAATTTGAGATTGCGGGAAGCATTCTCTCCAAGCTTCAGCAAGAAGCAAAAGCCACCCTCCAAGCGTGGCAGTCGGACTTCCTTTCGAAGCACCGAGAACGCGAAAAGCAACTTTCCGAGAAAGAAGAGGCACTGAAGCAAAGTGCCGCAGAACAAGCGAAGCTCGTTGAACAGCAGGTTGCAGAGCAACTTGCCACACGGTTCAAGGCCGAATATCCAGACCTGATCAAAAAGGCCAAACAGGACGCCCAGCTAGAGGCAGAGAAGCAGGTGCAGTCGGTTCAGGCTGATCTTGATGCAAAGTCAGAACAGATCGCACAGCTTCAGGCCTCGCAAGCTGACCTTTTGAAAGAGAAGCGCGAACTCAAAGCAAAGCAGGATCAATTCGAGCTTGATAAGCAAATTGCAATCAGTAAAGCTATCCAAGAGGAGTCAGCGAACCTTCAAAAGTCGATCTCCGAGAAGTTTGACACGCAATTCCAGGTTCAAAAAGTCGAACTCGATAGAGCAAGAAAGACCATTGACGAACTCAACGAGAAACTTAAGGCAAAGCCATCTCAAGAACTCCAAGGTGAGGCCCTTGAATTGGATTTGGAAGCCAAGCTTGGTGAAGAGTTCCGAACGGATGAATTCACGCCGGTCAAAAAAGGCCAACGAGGAGCGGACATTCTTCAGGTTGTCAACAACCGACTGTCCCAACCTTGTGGTTCGATTCTCTGGGAGACAAAAAGGGCTCAGAACTGGGGTGGGGATTGGATTCAAAAACTCAAGCAAGATCAACGAGAAGAACGGGCAACCGTGGCAATCATCGTTTCACAAGTGACCCCTGCTGGAGTTGACACTTTTGACATGGTTGAGGGGGTGTGGATTGTAAAGCCGCAATACGCAGTTGCTCTTGCAATTGCAATTCGTGAAGGGATTCTCCAGACTTCGGAGGCACGAAAGGCCGCAGAAGGGATTGAATCAAAAGCGACTCTTGTTTACAGCTACCTGATGGGAGAAGATTTTAAGAGTCGTTTTGGGGCTATTGTCGAAACATTCGTGACAATGCAAAAGCAACTTATCAAAGAGAAGATTGCTGCTACCAAAGCCTTTAATCAGCGGGAGAAGCAACACGAAACGGTTTTGAAAGCTTGTTTTGGTGTGATCGGTGATCTTCAAGGCATCGCTGGGCAAGATCTCAAATCCCTCGAAGAAATCGAGTTAAAGGCGTTGCCCTCCGGCGACGAGGAGGAGAACTAAGTGGCGAAGTCGCTAGAAAACGTTCTTGTGGTTGCCATTTCTTCAAGAGCTTTGTTTGACTTCGAGGAGGAGAACAAAATCTTTGATGAGAGTTCTGGCGACCACTCCGAGCGAGAGGAGAGATATATGCAACTTCAAAAAGAGCGGTGGGAGATTCCTGCCGAACCTTCTGTTGGCTTCCAGCTTTGCCGAAAGCTACTCTCGATGAACGCTGACGGAACCAAACGTACTGAGGTCGTGGTCATTTCTCGAAATGACCCGATCAGTGGAGCAAGAGTTTTCCGAAGTGCTCAACATCACAATTTAGCCCTCACACGAGGTGCGTTTGTTCGTGGGGACGATCCCTTTTTGTATCTCGAACCATTTAAAGCCAAGTTGTTTCTTTCCGCAAAACCTGAAGACGTGAAAAAGGCCCTCGAAATGAATATCCCAGCCGCGACAGTGTTTCCAAGAGTCGTTGGTGACGATCCTCACCCAAACGAACTGCGGATTGCATTTGACGGCGATTCGGTGCTTTTCAGCGACCAAGCAGAGCGAGTCTATAAGGAGCAAAAGCTGGAGGCATTCATGACTCATGAAGTTCAGAACGCGTCCCTCCCCCTTCCCCCAGGCCCTCTGCAACCGTTTCTGAGCGCACTCCATTCTCTACAGAACTCACTACCCAAAGGATCAGGATGCCGAATCAAAACGGCTCTTGTAACAGCTCGTGGTGCTCCGGCACATGAAAGAGCACTAAAAACTCTGTTGCATTGGGGAATTCAGGTAGATCAGGCCCTCTTCCTTGATGGCCTAGAAAAGCGACCGTTCTTGGACGTTTTTCAGCCTGATTTCTTCTTTGACGATCAGCTCGCGCATATCAACCCTGCAATGGGAACTACACCATCGGGCCATGTGCCCTACGGGATTGCCAACGAAGCACCCGTTTCTGAGACGACCACTCAAGACAAGGAGAAAAATTAAAATGGCATTAGCACTCGCAGATAATCGACGGACTCCCTCAGCACTGGAGATTAGCCAGTTGCACGACAAACCAGCCGCTCAATGGGAGCGGAAAATTCGAGAACTAGAAGAAGAGAAGAAGTATCGAGTTTTGGAGTACCTCCCTATTCGGAAGGC
Coding sequences:
- the nadC gene encoding carboxylating nicotinate-nucleotide diphosphorylase; translated protein: MKNVWQEPQPFGWEDHVKAALHEDVFSGDITSSAIPEGRLVNWYIEAQATGVACGVGIVSHLFGETTECLVSDGAPVGSGTMIARGCLEGNRALQVERTALNYLMMLSGVSTLTSLFVDTVDGTKARIVDTRKTVPLMRHLQKYAVRCGGGHSHRMGLYDAVMIKDNHIRAHGSIESAVKATRGKISHLYKIEIECDHPEQVSEAVAAGADVILLDNMLPAVMAEVVELYQGKALFEASGGVSLSTVRAIAESGVDVISVGALTHSAPSLPFHLELN
- a CDS encoding biotin--[acetyl-CoA-carboxylase] ligase; translation: MYPPNGPTVFVSAATSTQDLMKSSEDAGVIWTDNQTQGRGRHERSWLCEPGTALAASFRFDEFTNHPSPYLVGMGLAVVVATEFDLKVQWPNDIVWEGMKIGGILTEVVDGVPIVGLGLNLTTTDFPNELRHRATSLLVAKGVEVTPQEAIDRILLAIGRCLLCVDNWGSLATEWQKRDATRGKTYTINDGRKVVAQHVTEAGHLFWMGETDSGITTLAEAYYEPGSARQEQPRRV
- a CDS encoding DUF3854 domain-containing protein, whose protein sequence is MKFRKPTQSTTGQLKPDHLEQLKSSGISEEVIAERGYETVTEQEKLKNLGFPWYQALVPTLLIPLHPVGDNPNGAEFVSRPDKPRHGEKGKLIKYEAPADFEVPIDCPPRCKDDLEDATVPLFVTEGIKKADSAASKGLCCVALLGVWQFRNHEWDSIELKRRKVYIAFDSDSIENAHVNDAANKLRSYLRGLGATVVRLFIPSGPNGEKVGLDDYFANGGTPEELVTFTQRFRSGKLKIRADLPTIESHEERLEEMVDSSIQALVDKNDPPYLFVYGSRLSRLKRCEVNGVMLPQIEDGTKDVIIDRLSQCVNYVSVSSSGRRIVNPPDIVARMITARPELPGIPSIKGIATSPFFSRDGKLISEPGFDPETGVFLFIRDGLRLPKLDTSKEGVARAVDLIEDLICDFPFEDGSSKSHAVAFLITPFVREMIHGPTPMFLFNAPKPGSGKTLLMTTLARVFVGDAVAFTSAPQFEEEWRKRLTSLFKEGVTHGLFDNLAKFGSEALNTALTAPDCIWKDRLLGRNETPHLPIRCTWGATANNFEGTEEELRRCINIRINPNDENPASRRGFKHADLKRFAESNRPQLLGAVVTIVKAWVEAGQAEYSETEPLMGSFENFCRIVGGILEFAGYPGFLSNREEFLEQSDIETEQHKGFIQAWSDRYGKSLVRARDLQDMACNHYPEIDVLSPTVARVQLGRLLGKLRDQVILGKRICRKQSDEGFRYWLADAVKPGKRVATGYIGEDDPI
- a CDS encoding helix-turn-helix transcriptional regulator, with amino-acid sequence MLPARHKIISDIEHVRFGAYMRSVRESVGVSQRELAKLLNLPQSYVSKIERGERQLQALELIELCRLLKVNPVDILKGYVTTPSD
- a CDS encoding DUF2130 domain-containing protein, with product MNTTSNSALAVIDTASTELVVTCPACDHEFEIAGSILSKLQQEAKATLQAWQSDFLSKHREREKQLSEKEEALKQSAAEQAKLVEQQVAEQLATRFKAEYPDLIKKAKQDAQLEAEKQVQSVQADLDAKSEQIAQLQASQADLLKEKRELKAKQDQFELDKQIAISKAIQEESANLQKSISEKFDTQFQVQKVELDRARKTIDELNEKLKAKPSQELQGEALELDLEAKLGEEFRTDEFTPVKKGQRGADILQVVNNRLSQPCGSILWETKRAQNWGGDWIQKLKQDQREERATVAIIVSQVTPAGVDTFDMVEGVWIVKPQYAVALAIAIREGILQTSEARKAAEGIESKATLVYSYLMGEDFKSRFGAIVETFVTMQKQLIKEKIAATKAFNQREKQHETVLKACFGVIGDLQGIAGQDLKSLEEIELKALPSGDEEEN
- a CDS encoding 5'-nucleotidase, which codes for MAKSLENVLVVAISSRALFDFEEENKIFDESSGDHSEREERYMQLQKERWEIPAEPSVGFQLCRKLLSMNADGTKRTEVVVISRNDPISGARVFRSAQHHNLALTRGAFVRGDDPFLYLEPFKAKLFLSAKPEDVKKALEMNIPAATVFPRVVGDDPHPNELRIAFDGDSVLFSDQAERVYKEQKLEAFMTHEVQNASLPLPPGPLQPFLSALHSLQNSLPKGSGCRIKTALVTARGAPAHERALKTLLHWGIQVDQALFLDGLEKRPFLDVFQPDFFFDDQLAHINPAMGTTPSGHVPYGIANEAPVSETTTQDKEKN